AACAAAAATGATCCTGCCGTGTGAGCGGAGTTTTGACCATTAGTTTACAAAACTGAactttttgcgtttgaattttgtgaactgattttttttttacatcaaattttgcattgaaaaaaaatgcaCAGATTTTTTTCAGCACTGAAAAATTCTTTGTAAAAATAATTCACTGAAATTTTCAgcactgaaatttttttttacgctgagtttactatacactgatttttttttttacactgacattaaaaacactgaaaaaaattatattcacaaatttcaaacgcaaaaaaatcagtaacataaattcagtgtaaaaaaaaaaagcgtgcgTAATTAAGACACAAATTAACTTCCATACAACAGAAGGGTGCAGGACGGGAAAATGCAATAACCATAAAACCGTGAAAATTGGAGCTTCTCTCTAAAACCAAAATGATCCTGCCGTGTGAGCGGAGTTTTGACAATGAGTTTACAAAACTCAATTTTACGCGTTTAAATTTCGTGAACTGATTTTATTTTACAACAAATTATGTTGAAAATTTCattgaaataaaattaaatgtaaaaaagttcatagatttattttttttacactgaatttatacactgatttttttacactgaattttaaaactgaaaaaaaaatcacttcacaaaattcaaacgcaaaaaaaaaagttccgtGTCGAAAAAAGCTTTCGTAATTAAGACAATTTAACTTTCATACTTCATGTTCTACTGTTAAGTggctaacttctttttacacttatatcAACGTCTAGATGGGGAAGTACACTGTTGTTATACAGAGGCTCAATTCTTTACACTTCAATGGCCACTAAAAATGGTAAAAAGCATACTTAAAACCTTGACTATAATCAATAGTAGGTGAGTAAATGTTATTTAAGAAGCACTTTTCACAGATGAAATCCCAAAGCAGGTGAATTAAAACAACAATTTAATTTAATACTGTGCTTCTTAATTATCTTTTTGTCAGGCACTGACTTAATAACAAGTTTCATTACAGTACAGCACAAGAAATCAAGATCTGCACAGGAAAAATATGTAAGCATTTTAATGTTGAAAAGTTTCCATTAACTTTGGCCAAATTAAGCACAAATGTAAGCATAATATAGAACAACAACAATGCAAGTAACCCTTTCAGAAGTAATAAACACATTTTGCAATACTTTAGTATTTTTAACCTTTGTAATTggaaggtgaagtgaattatatttatatagcgcttttctatagtgactccaagcgcttttacatagtgaaacccaatatctgagttacatttaaaccagtgtgggtgacactgggagcaggtgagtaaagtgtcttgcccagggacacaacggaagggactaggatggtggaagcggggatcgaacctggaaccctctagctgctggcacggccactctactaaccgagcaaTACCACCTCAAAGTCAAGAACTTCATTGTTCTAAATAAGTCAACAAGCATACAAATAAAATAGACTCTCAATCTTTATTTGTCAAAATTGCACTtaagtaaatattgaacatcttaaagtgcatttttttttcaggtgtttttattttgttgtcttttttgctGCCAATTGCAATTATATGATTTCTTAACAGCTCTGGACATTGTATTTAATGCAATTTCACGTTTCCCAAAATCATCAATTTAATTACTTAGTGCTATTTAGTgacctgtggaaaaaaaaacgttacattatttactgtaaaaaaaaaataaacgtatTGTCAACCACATGAAAATAAAATCTCTCCGTCTCTGTTAGCGGAAATTGTACATAAATATTGAACAACGTAAACTTCCAGGGGCTTTTTCCAGACGGAAAAAGTGTTTGGTtgtgttgtctttttttgttgccGATTGCAATTGTATGAATATTTTAACGCCTTTGGATACCGTATATTGAACATATTAGTTGCAGGGTTTTTTTCCAATTAGAAAAACTAAGCtgggtgttttgttttgttgtgttttatgctgccgattgcaatcttatgattttttttaatgcctttggTCATCgtatattgaacatcttaaactTACAGGGTTATTTTCCGCCAATTAGAAAAATGGCGCCGGGTGTTTAGTTGTCTTTTTTGTTGCTGATTACAATTGTatgaatttttttaatgcatctaGAAGTTATATACTAAACATCTCaaatttgcatgttttttttctaattggAAAAACTGGGccaggtgttttgttttgttgtctgttttgctgccaattaaTTGCAactgtataattttttttaacacctcCAGACATTGTATTAaaactctaaaggcttagtgaccacatgctcttatttccaaaattgtgtacactactgaattgtggtcctatggccacttatgtggacacttattcggctatctggtggtgtcagaggagtataacatacaatggaattttgggaaaaaagtgtaaaaataagaattagcttgtcactaaacatgaagtgcatgtttgtgtactTTGTAATGGCCATAgacatccatctatatatatatatatatatataataaatattccaGTCAGAATTAACTTGTGCTCAGCTGGGAaagtaattatatatacatattatgtcaTCCATGTAATTATTATGAAACTGTTGCAGGCGTATTAAATcatgtaaatattaaaaaaagtataCGTAAATGAATGTGGGGATAGAAAAGGCACCCGGTCCTATCAGACCGGGCAGAAGCGGAGGCAGAAGTGGGAGCGGAAGCTGATGACACACCCTCTGGAACACCTGTCAGTCACAGCGTTTTGACCACGGAGCCACTTTATGGAAGTACCCtcatttttgaccatttttctgTCTTTCCATTGGCCTGTGGAGAACCTGGACCCCACAGACTCTTACCAGGAGGACTTTTGAGTGTGACGCACAGACGCGGTGCCGTGAGTACACAGCTGTGGCTTCCGAACAATTGTTTGCTGCCCGTACGTGCGTGCTGCTGTGCACGTCTCGTACGTAACTTTGGGGACTTTGGGGGAATATTTTGTGTAGTATAAACTTTGGGGAGGTGAACGGTACTTTGGGCTGTGGGATTGTGTGTGTTGTGCAGGCGTTTGATTTATATTTGCGGGTTATATATCAGGGAAAGGGGTGGTGTTTGCTTTGCGGGATTAATTTGGGATATATTAAATATAGCCTAGTGGTGTTGTGACCAATTGTTGTACATGTTTTGTGGTTATTAACTGTATTAATCATTCCCAGCTGAATATCAAGTCCCACCAGTGACTCCTTAATTTGCGTAGTGACAGAGACACCCGGGGAACTTGGGTGCGTTTGTTACAACTTATGGACttagtacatcatatcaaaagatgattcttaggtTTTAtcctaattagggtccaataagcccaaatagcaaagagaaataaaaataaaaaacatgtaaacaaacagcttgggctttaAGAGGATTTGCCATTTAATGCCTTAATTTTCCCAAAATCTATTTAATCTATTTAATTATGTTCAATGCTTCTTATTTACCTGTAGAAAAACTGTTACATCACTTactgtaaaaattaaatattgaacaaatcTTACATTTGCAGGGTTTCTTTCCAAGTGGAAAAACTGGGCCGGTTACAATAATATGAATATTTTTAACGCCTTTGTACATCGtgtattgaacatattacatttgCAGGGgcttttttccaattcaaaaaactgttttgttgtcttttttgctGCCGATAGCAAATtgtacgatttaaaaaaaaaaagttttaaacgCCTCTGGGCATCGTTTAATGAATATCTTAAACTTGCAGGGATTTTTTCCAACTGGAAATACTGGgccttttgttttgttgtcttttttgttgcCGATTGcaattgtatgattttttttaatgcctctatACTTCATGTACTGAACATATCAAATTTGTGGGGGTGTTTTTATAATTGGAAAAACTGGGCCAGGGGTTTTGTTTTGTAGTCTTTCTTGCTGCCGAATGCAATTGTATGATTTTTTAAACGCCTCTGGACATTGTATTTAATGTAATTTAAGGCCTTAATTATCGCACAGATAATATAATTActttaaatactttttaattaTTACTTCCTGTCAAGAAACACTTACTCAAAACCACATAAAGATAAATCAATCATAGAACTTACCCTCTGCCATCAGAAAACCCTGACAAGGCTCCGTTATTGCCGTTTCTAGACAGGTCCGGGTGGATTATTGTTTTAAAACTGaaaggggacaaaaaaaaaagcaccaaagatattttaaacattttaacctcagtagaagcatcttAAAACTCCTTTGTACACTCTAGCgttaaatagacccccccttttagaccagttgatctgccatctcttgcccctcccgattttcccgagacagtcccaaatttcagtgcccttcccaaaaatctcccaaatttcagtgcccttcccaaaaatctcccggggaaacaatTCTCataaatttctaccgatttccacctggacaacaatatagCTACACCATCCTTCACTGGGCGCCGTTTCCAGTCGGACAATAATAACGGTCACACCTCGAAGTCAAGCGCGGCAATCAGAACAGAAAACGAAGAAGACGAGAAGGAtgaagagacatggcgatgacgagtaagaagaagtacgcttccAAGTTCCAAAATTGGAAAAAAgattttcagttcatccaggacagctcgaagaagaaggggtatgctgcctgcaaattttgtagatcagacttctccattaaaCACGGTGGCCAAATGGATATTGTCACTCATGAACGGTCAGAGAAGCACAAGGCTGGTCAAAGCCCAGGGCCACCTTGCTGAATGGAGACCCGAGGGTGTAACGTAtgccgagacaaagatggctGTGCTGATAGCtacaagcaacatcccgttctcatttacGGATGTTTttaacaaatccgtgaaggatatgttccgggattcagagatcgctcgccaCTACGCAAATGGCAGATCTAaggctactcaaatagtgaaaggtgagTGTATAGGGTTGAATtacagattatatatatacagtatatatatttatatatatatatatatatatatatatatatatatatatatatatatatatatatatatatatatatatatatatatatataatctgtaatacaacaatatactgtatatgtatgtattagagatgcgcggaaaggcaattatatcatccgcaaccgcgtcaccaaagtcgtcatccacccgccgtccaaccgaaccaacattttatcaaaaacgcatccgcccgccacccgcccactgaaatacatcagaggttgccacctttaccactcacagagctgtctAAACCCGCTTCACAGAGTAacaaagacaattggagccgctaaagttctcgcgattatccaattggcattcatcctgatgacaaggatatgggcgtgctgtgaagccattgcctttgacaccttcaacaacatgtacatcgttagtctggcaacatgttgtgtacagcttccgcaatcacacgtacaagattgaaaggcatactgggtgacacagagtacactgatggttgtgatataaacaactttaaaacttactaatatgcgccacgctagattgacaaacacatttcgggagaacatcctcacagtaacacaacataaacgcaacacaacaaatacccagaatactttGTATCCGGGACGTGTCCtgcatatattttacacccccgcgcccccaaccccgcccaccttacggACGCAAGGGGTGGGGTGGGAGGGTGGCggagtttgctgctagcggggtgtataaaatagtcaggaagtctcatggatacaaaggattctgggtatttgttgtgttgcgtttatgttgtgttactgggaggatgtcctcccgaaatgtgtttgtcaatcttgtttggtgtggcttcacagcgtggtgcatattactaagagtgttaaaatcttttatatcacaaccattagtgtactctgtgtcacccagtatgccttgcagtcatgggcgtgttgctgcggaagccacacacaacatgttgctggactgacaagcagattgtacatgctgtagagggcgacaaagtcaatgacttcatagcacccCCTAAtacttatctgggtgactgccggtagtcatcctagagaatattagcgtcttctattgacttcttcgctttgtgacacgggtcttaaatggctctttgaattgcaaaggataccgatccctgaaccatgtatatcaaatattccggatgattcaacctccacccgcccgaatctaattaaaatctattttttcgtcaggTCAGGTCacctgcccgacccgcggttatccgcggatgagaccgcaaaccgcgcatctctagtgtgtgtgtgtatatatatatatatatatatatatatatatatatatatatatatatatatatacacacccctaTAAACCCCTATCCCCCCCTCCCCACAGGGGACCTTTTGAATATGtccctaattctgaggtctcaaggttggcaagtatgggcacaGGGCACAGATTAGGTGAACTCAGATGActcgctagctgtccaaagtcgggacccgagtggaccactcatctgtgcatcggttgatgacgtctctgtgctgctgtctTGTCTCTACTCAAAATTATCCCCCGCttgccccaccatggactggactctcacactattaactagatccactcgacgtccattgcattgaTCGTCCAGGGGGCGGGGGTCtcaacatctgcagtcccctccaaggtttctcattgtatcccattgggttgacttttttcttgccctgacgtgggatctgagcagaggttgtcgttgtggctcgtgcagccctttgagacactcgcgacttagggctatgtaaataaactttgattgattgataataaatcCAGTTTAGCTACTCCATTACAATGCCAGCTGGTTCCTTAAGTGACAAATAGGGTTGATGACAAATGCTGAACATATTGTTAGTATTCACAATGGGTTGACTTACAACAGGCCAAAAAACTCCACAGCTCCCCAAAACAGGTCGACCAGTAGGGACAGTCGCCATGGTGACCTGCTCCTGCTGTCCAGGACCTGGCCTGGTAGACAGGAAGGATATAGTCAACATCATTAAATAAACACATAGACTACCATCTTGAAATAAATGCACAGTAGCAATACACATGAATTATGGAGCATGGGCACATCGAATACACAGAGTatctacatttatacatacatattatacatatacagttATGTTCATAATAATAGCAGTGTATTTAAAAGGTGAGTAAACCTCAAAATTattcaaataaattgttttttaatgaagACAAATGCATTGGGGACACTGCACATTCGTTTTCAAAGCCAGACAATTGGAAAAAAGTAATTTAATTTGACAATACTTTACAGAAagttaataaatataaaacacaaaatagCAGTGTTGACATCTTTCTTTACAAAACTCAAATGTACTGTATAAATTAAGAAAGGCTTGCAGATTCAACTTTCCTTAGGATTAATGACTATAATTTATTTGCATAACCACGTTTTTGGATAACTGCTTCACATCTGTGGCATATGGAGTCGACCACCTTCTGGCACCCGTCAACAGGTATTGCAGCCCAGGACAATTATAATAGGTTCCACAATTCCTCTGTTTTTTGGTTTTGCCTCATGAACAGCATTTTTTATGCCAGCCCACAAGTTTTCAATGGGATTAAGATGTGCTGGTCACTCCATTACTTGAATTCTGTTAGTCTGGAACCATGATTTTGCTTACTTGCTggtgtgtttggggtctttgtcttgttgaaatacccATTTCAAGGGCATTTCCTCTTATTCATATGGCAACATGACTTCTTCCAGTATTCTGATGTACTCAAACTGATCCATAATCCCTGGTATGCGATAAATAGGACCAACACCATAATGCGAGAAACATCCCCATATCATGATGCTCGCACAAACACGCTTCACCGTCTTCACTGTGTACTGGGGCTTGAATTCAGTGTTTGCAGGACGTCTGACCAACTGTCTGTGGCCCTTAGACCCAAAAAGAACAATCTTACTGTCATTAGTCCCCCAATATTACGCCATTTCTTTTTAGGCCAGTAAATTTGTTCTTTGGCAAATTGTAACCGCTTAagcacacgtctttttttttttaacaatggaaCTTTGCGGGGGCTTCTTGCTGGTAGCTTGGCttcacattagggctgggcgatatatcgatatactagatatatcgcgggtttgactCAGTgcaatattcaagtatacgttctcatgcagttgcttttagctgcgggcattacactacaggctcttctcactctttcttgtctctctttctaacagagacgtaaaccaagcgcaccttcttacacacgctcccgcggaacagtggtagcgacatggtaatgttagctgtgatgttaACGGTGAGGTGCAAGTGGTAGTACGAGAGAgaaaaggtgcaaatctggtaacaaatggaggaagaattaattaccaagaaaaaacGCATGGGATCcatcaagcgggaatatgttcaacatttatgcggcaaaagcattgctacaaaaagcagcaccactgctaatgtagcatcatttgcaaAGTTACCTGcaagagaatgaggagtgcttgaaactctgcatatcAACAtatccgtttggtgccacaccaacaaaatgccgaagcaaccatttccacatcaacaccggatgaaaaaaaaaaagtcaacagaaggagataacgtccgcaggaacctattatgcagttcatttttatttgacagttattgaaatatcttgtgtgacatcatgcacaaaagtgcactttatttgtttttaaatattgtagtggcgttctgcacaaaaagtgcactttaatttagtgttgttttgatatgtcatcttagtgacatcatgcactcatgttttggaaatgacatcaatgtttgtgccactgcttaataactgtttaataaatacacttttggtaaattgacttagttgtgatttccctctctgcatgaaagtttaaaatgagcatatattaatgcagtatgaacaagaatgttttaatgtagacccatagaatcatcatactgctgtgattatatgcatcacgtgttcattcaaggctaaggcaaaatatcgagatatagacagtgtatcgtgacatggcctgaaaatatcaagatattaataaaaggctatatcacccagccctacttcacATAGACATGGTCTGACTGTTCCAGTACTCACGGGCCATCTTAGATCTTTGATCCTCCTGGAGCTGATCATTGGCTTAGCCTTTGCCATTTTGGTTATTCTACCATCCATTCCAATAgtcgtttttctttttcttcctcgcCTTTTTGGTTTTGGCTGCCATTTTACATTTGATATCATTTTAGCTGGACAGCCTATCATTTTCTGCACTCATTTATAGTTTTTCCCCTcttttattaaattattaatcAAAGAACGCTTTTCTTCTGAACAGTGTCTTCAACGACCCATTTTACTGTTTTTCCAACGAAAAATGCACAGGCAGCATATGTGGCGTcagttgccatccatccatcttcttacgcttatccaaggtcgggtcgcgggggcagcagcctaagcagggaagcccaaactttcctctccccagcacctttgtccagctcttcccgggggatcccgaggcgttcccaggccagccgggagacattgtcttcccaacgtgtcctgggtcttccccatggcctcctacctcCTTTACTTGGAAAAgggtggagaccctgccccaagtggaggagtttaagtacctaggagtcttgttcacgagtgagggaagagtggatcgtgagatggacaggcggatcggtgtggcgtcttcagtaatgcggacgctgtatcagggctgggcgatatggccgttTTTTAATATcgggatatttttaggccatatcgcaatatacgatatatatcttggtattttgccttagtcttggatgaatacttgatgcatatcacagcagtatgatgattctatgtgtctacattaaaacattcttgttcatactgcattaatatatgctcattttaaactttcatgcagagaaggaaatcacaattaagtcaatttatcaaaactgtatttattaaagttattagcaggtgacttttcaaatgatcctacatattagcagtaatgctacttttggtagcaacgcttgtgctccacccttgacaaattaaagttgtctattcgacatattcccgctggaaaccaaaccaccgccagacgatggaccccgtgctgtttttcttgggaattaattcttccttcatttgttaccatattcgcacattctttctctcgtaccactcgactgggatgagaatcagcaactcgGAGTCCGCTAGCATCccggctaacgttagccacgctgctacctctctgctgagcgagggcgtacacgtatgtgacgtgtggCGTGACagttgtgacgtgtgtaagtttgtgcgcttgctgtctgtgaggaaacacaagaaggagtgagaagagcctgaagtgtaacgtatactcgaatattacgatatagtcattttctatatcgcacagaaacaaacccacgatatattgcGTAtaacgatatatcgcccagccctacactgtaccgatccgttgtggtgaagaaggagctgagccagaaggcaaagctctcaatttaccggtcgatctacgttcccatcctcacctatggtcaagagctttgggttatgtccgaaaggacaagatcacgggtataagcgactgaaatgagtttcctccgccgggtggcgggtgaGAAtaggatagggtgagaagctcagccatccgggaggagctcaaactaaagccgctgctcctccacgtggagaggagccagatgaggtggttcgggcatctgctcaggatgacacccgaacacctccctagggagatgcttagggcacgtccaaccggcaggaggccacgcgGAAGCGTCAGTTGCCttgatccttaaaggcctactgaaacccactactaccgaccacgcagtctgatagtatatatttaataatacaactctaacatttgacaaccaaacaattaaacaaggcgacacggtaaagaatctgggtactatcttcgacccaactctctcctttgaggcacacattaaaagctttactaaaaaggccttctttcatctccgtaatatcgctaaaattcgctccattctgtccactaa
Above is a genomic segment from Nerophis ophidion isolate RoL-2023_Sa linkage group LG27, RoL_Noph_v1.0, whole genome shotgun sequence containing:
- the selenok gene encoding selenoprotein K, which produces MVYVSNGQVLDSRSRSPWRLSLLVDLFWGAVEFFGLFFKTIIHPDLSRNGNNGALSGFSDGRGPPGPPGGRKRMGRINFGGGPSPPPMGGGGUGR